GGAGAGCGCCGAGCACGCGGCGGCCCGCGGGCACACGCCCCTGGCGACGCTCAGCGGAATCTCCTGCCGGGTGGCGGGGCAGGGCATCAGCCGGCTCAACGCGCACATCGGCGCCGCGTGCATGAGAGAGGCGCTGGCCATGGCCGGTCTCACCAGCGTCGACTACGTACACGGCCACGCCCCCGGCACCCGGCAGGGCGACGAGGCCGAGCTGCTGGCCCTCGACCAGGTCGGCGCCGAGCACGGATGGCGGGGCGTCCCGGTCAGTTCGTACAAGGGAGCGGCCGGCCATCTGCTGCACGCCTCGGTCTTCCCCGCTGTCGTAGCGGCGGTACGGGCCCTGCATCACGAGGTGCTCCCGGGCACACCGGGTCTGCGCAAGCCCCTTGACGCACGACATGTGCGGGTGCTGCGCGATCCGGAGCCCTGTGACGGGATCCGTTCCGTCATGGTGAACAACTTTGGGTTCGGCGGTAACAACGCCGCGTTCCTCCTCACCGGAGGCGCGGCAGGGCACTCGGAGTGGAGTACAGATGGCTGACGCGATCCTGCTGACCCCTCGGGAGATCCTCACCGGGTTCTCCAGTGTCAACAATCAGAACGTCCTGATCAACGATGACGAGTACCTCCGCCTGGATCCGGCGATGCGCCTCTTCTACGAGAAGGTCCGGGAGAACCTGGGTGTGGCCTGCATAGCGGGTCACCTCAGGGGCTGCGGGTATTCGGTCCAGGCACTCAACCTGCACGGGCGGAACCCGAGTGACGAGGTGATCACCGATCTGATCCGGCGTGAACGGCCGAAGTTCGTCGGCATCAGCATCATGTACGACCTGCACATCATCGACGCGGTCCGGCTCCTGCGCTGCGTCCGCAAGGCGGATCCCAACGTCTTCGTCGCGATCGGCGGGGCGTTCTGCACCTACAACGGCAAACTCATCGCCGAACGCATCCCGGAGGCCGACTGCGTGGCCTTCGGCGAGGGCGAACTCACGGTCGAAGGGCTGATGGAGTGCCTGGGCGCCGGCCGGGACTGGCGTACCGTCCCCGGACTGTGGTTCTGGCAGGACGGCCGCGTCCGCAGCAGCGGATCGCCCAGGCTCCCCGACCTCGCCAAAGTGCCCTGGCCCGGGCGCGACCTGCTCCTCCACCACCGCAAGAACGGCATCCCCACACCGGTGGCGTCGACGTACACCAGCCGCGGCTGCCACGCCAAGTGCACCTTCTGCTACGTGCCCCGGGCGCCGGGGGTCCAGGCGGGCAACGCCTGGCGGGTCAGGTCGCCGATAGACGTCGTGGACGAGATCGAGTACCTGCAGAGGGAGTTCGGCACCCGCTTCCTCTGGTTCAACGACGACAACTTCGGCGGCGCCTTCCAGGACGGCTACAACCACGCCGTCGGCTTCGCCGAGGAGATCCTCCGCCGCAACCTGAAGATCAGCTTCCACTCCGAGTTCCGCGTCGACACCGGCCTCATCGACCGGGAGGCCCTGCACACCCTGCGCCGGGCCGGCATGGCCTCCGCGCTGCTGGGCATGGAGACCGGGTCCCCGGCCATGGCCAAACGGTTCCGCAAGGGAACCCTGGTGGAGTACAACTTCGACGCCGCCCGCATGTTCAAGAAGGAGCGCATCGAGCTGGAACCCGGCTGGATCATGATCGAGCCGGAGACGACGATCGACGACCTCTGGGAGAACCTGGAGTTCATCGTGGCCGCTGACATCGCCGTCAGTGAGAACCCCTTCTCCTTCGTCAGCCGGGCCATCGCACTGCGCGGCACGGAAATGTACGACAAGATAGCCGACCCCTCCCCCCCGGAACTCCCGGATGTGGAAGGCCCGGCCAGGGACGTCCTCCTGGAAGCCCGCCGGGAGTACCGGATCCCCGACCAGCGGGTCGAGGACGTGTGGGCCGCCTGGAGCAAGGTCAGCGGGGAAGTCGCCGACCGCAAGGAAGAACTCCCCTTCGTCGCGCAGCTCGTCGTCGATGCCACCAGGAAGCGCAGGGCCGAGGGCGGGCAGGGTCTGCGTGTGCTGATCACCCGGCTGCGCGGCTGGGTCGAGGGCCTGTCGGATCTGCTGGTCACCTTCCTCAACGTCGGGCTGCTGCTCGCGGACGAGAACCCGCCCGGACTCGCGGACCGGCTGGAGACGGAACTGCGCGCGCTGGTCGACGCCTACGACCGCAAGGTCCTCGGGCAGCCCTACCCCGAGTTCGTCGAGGAGACGAAGAGGCTGTGCGGAGAACAGGCGATGGCCAAGTGACCCGGTCGGTGCCGAGACGCGCACGTACACACGAGAATGGAAACCAGCCATGGCAGATGCAGTCCTGCTGACCCCCCGGGAAATCCCCACCGGCGTCGCGAGCCTGAACAACCAGAACGTCCTCATCAACGATGAGGAGTACCTGTCTCTGGACCCGGCGATGCGGCTGTTCTACAAGCGGGTCCGGGAGAACCTGGGTGTGGCCTGCATAGCGGGTCACCTCAGGGGCTGCGGGTATTCGGTCCAGGCACTCAACCTGCACGGGCGGAACCCGAGTGACGAGGCCATCACCGACCTGATCCGGCGTGAACGGCCGAAGTTCGTCGGCATCAGCATCATGTACGACCTGCACATCATCGACGCGGTCCGGCTCCTGCGCTGCGTCCGCAAGGCGGACCCCAACGTCTTCGTCGCGATCGGCGGGGCGTTCTGCACCTACAACGGCAAACTCATCGCCGAACGCATCCCGGAGGCCGACTGCGTCGCCTTCGGCGAGGGCGAACTCACGGTCGAAGGACTGATGGAGTGCCTGGCCGCCGGCCGGGACTGGCACACCGTCCCCGGACTGTGGTTCTGGCAGAACGGCCGCGTCCGCAGCAGCGGGCCGCCCAAGCTCCCCGACCTCGCCAAAGTCTCCTGGCCCGGCCGCGACCTCCTCCTCCACCACCGCAAGAACGGCATCCCCACGCCCCGCGCGTCGACGTACACCAGCCGCGGCTGCCACGCCAAGTGCACCTTCTGCTACGCGCCGCGACAGCCCGGAGTGGTGGGCGAGTACTGGCGCGTACGGCCGGTGGAGGACGCGGTCGACGAGATCGAGTACCTGCAGAGGGAGTTCGGCACCCGGTTCCTCTGGTTCAACGACGACAACTTCGGCGGCGCCTTCCAGGACGGCTACAACCACGCCGTCGGCTTCGCCGAGGAGATCCTCCGCCGCGACCTGAAGATCAATTTCCACTGCGAGTTCCGCGTGGACACCGGCCTCATCGACCGGGAGGCCCTGCGCACCCTGCGCCGGGCCGGCATGGACCTGGCGCTCCTCGGCATGGAGACCGGGTCGCCCGGCATGATGAAGCGGTTCCGCAAGGGGACCACGGTGGAGTACAACTTCGACGCCGCCCGCATGTTCAAACAGGAGCGCATCGAGCTGGAACCCGGCTGGATCATGATCGAACCCGGTACGACGCTCGACGAACTCTGGGAGAACCTGGGGTTCATCGTGGCCGCCCGGGTGCACGAGAGCGAGAACCCGTTCTTCCTGATCAACCGTGCCATCGCGCTCCGCGGCACCGAGATCTACGAGAAGGCCACGCGGTACGAGAAGCCCGAGATCGACGGGGTGGAGGGCGCCGCCAGAGAGGTGCTGTGGCAGGCCCGCCGTGACTACTACGTCGAGGACGAGCGGGTGGAGCACCTGTGGACGGCCTGGAGCAGGGTCTCCTCCGAGATCAACGACCGCAAGGAGAACGAGGCCCCGTTCCTGGCGCAGAGCATCGCTGACGCCGTCCGTGCCGGGCGCGGCACCGGCGCCGAGTCCGTGCTCCCCCTGCTCGGCCGGCTGCGGCGCTGGAACCAGGGGCTCGCCGAGCTGCTCGTGGCCTTCCTCAACGTGGGGCTGATGCTCGCGGACGAGAACCCGCCCGGACTCGCCGACCGGCTGGAGACCGAACTGCGCGCCATGATCGCCGCGTACGACCGGGAACACCTCGGCCAGACGTTCCCGGTCTTCGCCGCCGAGACGGCGAGGGCATGCGGTGAGCACGCCCTCGCACAGCTGAGGAGCTGACCGATGAGCGACGAGCGGATACGGTTCGCGGCCGTGGGCGCCGGAAGGGTGTTCCAGCGCTACCACCTGCCCTGCGCCGACGCCCGGGACACCATGGACCTCGTGGGGCTGGTGGACAGCGACGTCGAGCGCGCCCGGGCCCTGGTGGCGGACCGTCCACAGGTGTGGACCGGTACCTCCGTCGAGCGGCTCATCCAGGAGGCGCGCCCGGACGTGATCAGCGTCTGCACGCCCAACGACTCCCACGCACAACCGGTCCTGGCGGCGCTCGACGCCGGTATCGCGGTGCTCTGCGAGAAACCCCTCGCCGCCACGGTGGAGGAAGCGCGGCGGATGGCGGCACACCCGGCCGCCGAGAAGCTGCTGGGTGTGAACATGCCCTTCCGCTTCCACCCGCTGCTGAAGCCGTTCGCCGAGGTGGCGCGCTCCGGCGCGCAGCGCGTCGAGTTCTCCTTCGCCACCCCCGGCAACCGGGTGTGGCGGGCCTGCACCCCCTGGTACGACGACGCGCGGCGGGCCGGCGGCGGGGCCCTCCTGGACCTGGGGCCGCACGCCATCGACCTGCTCATGGCGGTCTTCGGCCCGCCGGACGTCGAAGCGTGCGAGGTGGACGCGACGGGCGTCGAGCAGCGGGCCCGGGTGGACATGTCGTTCCAGGGCGTACCGGCGACGCTGCGGATCGACCGGGCCGCGCGCCGGCTGGAGACCTCGGTCACCGTCACCACCGCGGACGGCGACCACGTCCTCGATGTGCGCCGCAACGAGCTGCGGCGGGCGGACGGCACGGTCGAGGAGGGCGGGCGGAGCCCGGAGCTCGCCGCGATCTCGGCGTACTTCGACACGGTGACGGGCGTCGTCTCCCCGCACGGAAAGGTCGGTGCCCAGGACGCCCTGGAGGTGCAGCTCGTGGTGGAGTCCGCCTACCGGTGCGCGAAGGAGGCGGCCGCTCCCCTGGCCTGAGGGCCGTTCTGTGCCCCCTGGCGGGCCCGGCGGCGTCCGGTGCGCGCCGTCGTGAGGCGGAGAGGGCCACCCCGGTACCCGGACGTACCGGGGTGGCCCCGGCGGCGCGGCTCGGGGTCTCCCCCCGGCCCTCGTGGCGTCGAAGGCGTGCGCACTCCGGGCGGACGGGCCTTACGGAACGCGCCCCGGCGCCCCGGGGCCGGGGTTCATCCGAGGAAGCGGGCCACTTCGGCGCAGAAGCGATCGGGTTCGGTGCGGTGCACGTAGTGGCCCGCGTCGATGGCGAGGAGCCGCCCCCGCGGCACCGCCTCGGCGACCTCGGCCAGCAGGGCGCGGGGGACCGGGCTGGACAGCCCGCCACTGATCACCAGCGTCTCGGCGGTGACCTGCCCGAGCCGCTGCCACCAGCCCGGATCCACCTTCCTGAGGCCGTCGATGATCGGGCGCACCGCCGTGCTGTCCAGCTCTCCCGTCCTGCGCAGCTCGCGGAACTCCTGGTATAGGGAGATGACGGGTCCGTGGCCGCCGGCCCCCCGTGAGCGTTCCCGCAGCTCCGCCTCCGCGGCCGCGTCCCGCGGGGGCGGAGGTGTGTCCTCGATCACCAGCTTGCGGACCCGGGAGGGGTGGCGCTGGGCGATGAGCCAGGCGACATGGCCCCCCATGGAGTGCCCCACCAGGTCGACGGCGCCCAGGCGGTGCCCGTCGATCAGGGACATCACGTCCTCGTACATCAGCTCGAAGGTGTACGCGTCGGCCCGGGGACTCAGCCCGTGCCCACGGAGATCCGGTACGTACAGGCGGCGTTTCTGCGGACTCAGCGCGGATACGAGCCGGTCCCAGCTCCGCCCCGTGTTCCCCAGCGCATGGAGCAGAACCGTCGGCCTCCCCGCCGGATCACCGGATATCCGGCATTCCAACCGCAACGGCGCCTCGGACGAACTCTTCCGGGCTGGCATCTGATACGCGTGATCCGACACGCAGCGATGCTATCCATCAGCGGCCCGTACTATGCAGAGGGCTTCCTCCACTCGATGCTGAACGGATTTCACATGGCTGGCGAGACGACATCACGGGAGCGCCGGGTTTCCGGGACCACCCTGACGGGCATCGCCGACGCGGTGGGCCTCCAGGAAGGCGCGGCCGGGGTCCGGTCCGTCGTCGCCGCCTTCCGCCGCCTCGGCAACCCCGCGGTGAAGGACGTGAGCAGGGCCACGTCCCTGCCCGTGCCGCTCGTGGCCGCTGTCGCCGGCGAGCTCCGCAAGCGGGGACTGCTGACCAAGGAGCGCCCGTCCTCGCTCACCCCGAAGGGCATGTCCCTGTCGGACGCCCTCGGCATGGGGCTCGACCTGTCGTCGGTGTGCCGCTCCTGCGACGGCAACGAGATCGTGATCCCCCCGGAGCTGGCCGGCGCGGTGGAGGAGCTGCGGGAGATCATGGCGGCGGGCCCCGCGGTCGACCTCTCCCTGGACCAGTCGCACTGCACGGCCGAGACCAAGGTCCGCAGGGTCCTCGCGCTGATCAACGCGGGCCTGCTGCCCGGCAGCTCCCTGGTGCTGATCGGGGACGACGACCTGGTCTCGCTCGCGATCGGCGTCGTCGGACGCGCTCTGGGGATCCCGCTCACCTCACGGCTGGCCGTGGTCGACATCTCCGAGGACTTCCTCGACTTCATCGCGGACACGGCGACCGATCTGTCCCTGCCGGTCGACCTCACCCAGCACGACCTGCGGCAGCCCCTGCCGCAACGGCTGCTCGGCCAGTTCGACGTGGCCATGACCGACCCGCCGTACACCGCCGAAGGCGCGCGCCTGTTCCTCTCCAGGGCCGTGGAGGCCCTGGAGGAAGGCCCGGCGCGCAGCATCTTCTTCTCCTTCGGCGCCAAGGGCCCGAACGACATGCTGGACGTGCAGCGGGAGATCATCGATCTGGGCCTCGTCACCCATTCCATGATCCGCAACTTCAACGAATACGAAGGCAGCGGAATCCTCGGCGGGACGGGGTTCTTCCAGCATCTGCTGACCACGAACACCACCGGCCTGTCCGCGGCGGACGCGTACGAGGGCCCGCTCTACACCCGCGAGAAGCTGCAACGCCGCCGGGAATACCGCTGCATGAACTGTGACGAACGGTTCGAGGTGGGGTTCGAGGCCCCCTGGAGCTCGGTGACCGCTCTGCAGGAGGCCGGGTGCCCGAAGTGCGGGGAGCGGCGGTTCCGTCCAGGTGCCCTCGTCAGGAAGGGTGCGGCGGCCGAGGCGGGGGCGGAGCGTCCGGTCCGGGACACGGCCCGTCAGCTATGATTAGCCCTATCATGCACGATGACTCCGACGGTTTCACGGTCCGCCAGGCCCGGGAGGACGACGTCTCACGATTGGCCGAGTTCGAGGTGGAGATCGCGAAGATCTCCTTCGCCGACGACGCCATCACCGCCGTGGAAGTGCACGAGAAAAGGCTGAGCAAGGCGATGGCCCGGTCCCGGGACGGGATGTTCGTGGCCTGCCGGGGCGACCGGCCGACCGATGGCTGGGTCTGGATCACCGTGAACACCAACCCCATGAGCGGCCAGTGCTACGCCAACTTCCGGTCCCTGGCGGTGGCGGACGTCCCCGAGCGCACGCTGATCGGTGAACTGCTGCTCCGACGGGGCCTGGAGTACGTGCGGGCACAGGGCGTCGAGGAGATCGTGGGCAAGGTGCATGTGCAGAACGTGCGTATGCGGGCGCTCTACCGCCAGTTCGACTTCGAGGCGACCCATCTGACCATGCGGCTCCGCAAGGTGGGATCCCGGTCATGACCGGTCGGGAATCGCTGATCAAATGCGTGGTCTGGGATCTCGACAACACGATGTGGGACGGCATCGCGGTCGAGTCCCGGGATGCCGCCCTGCCGGCCATGAAGCCCGAGGTCCTGGGTCTCGTCGACCGTCTGGCCGGCCGCGGGGTGCTCAGCAGCATCTCCAGCCGCTCCGATCCCTCGATCCTCGCCCTGCTGAAGGCCGACCCGAAGCTGGCGGGACGGTTCTTCGCACCGCGGGTCGCATGGCAGGACAAGAGCGAGTCCCTGCGCAGCATCGCCGAGGAACTGGGCATCGGCCTCGCGTCGATGGTCCTGGTCGACGACAGTCCGTATGAACGCGCCGAGGTGCGCTCCGCCCTGCCGCAGGTCCTCACGCTCGCCCCCGAAGAGGCCGGCGCGCTGCTCGACCTGCCCGCCCTCGACCCGTCACGGATGACCGCGGAGAGCCTGGACCGGGTCGGCCGCTACCGCGAGGAGGAGCGGCGCAAGGAGGCCGAAGGGGCCTTCGCCGGCTCGCGGGAGGACTTCCTGCGGTGGTGCGGCATGCGTGTGCGGGTGTCCCCCGCCCGGCAGGACGACGCCCCGCGGATCGCCGAGATGGCCGCGCGCACACACCGGCTCAACTCCAGCGGCATCGTGCTGGACCTCGAACGGGTCCGGTCGCTGATCGACGACCCGCGCTGGTTCGTGCCCGTGGTGGAGCTGTCCGACCGGTTCGGCGACTACGGCCTGGTCGGGACGGCCGTCACCGAGCTGTCCGCGCCGGACGTGTGGGACGTCCAGCTGTTCACGCTGTCCTGCCGGGTGGCCGGCCGCGGGGTGTCCGAGGTGTTCCTGCACTGGCTCCTCGGCCAGGCCCGCACGGCGGGTGCCGGTCCCGTGCGGACGCCGGTCCGGATCGGCGAGGCCAATCTGGAACTGCGGCTGCTGCTGAGGCGGTTCGGTTTCCGTGCCGAACCGGCATCCGGGCTGTCCCCCGGAGGAGCACCCGGGACCGGTGAGGACCGGCTGGTGACGTTCACCTACCGGCCTGCGGACGGTCCGCTGCCTGACCCTCCCGGATGGATCGATCTCGAGGTCGAAGTAAAGTCATGATGCCCGCCGAGACGCATGCGGAACTCGAGCGGGAGCTCCGGCAGCTGATCGCCGAGGCGGTCGGAGCGGAGTGGGAGGCCCTCGCCCGGCTGCCCTCCGGCACACGGCTGTTCGGCCCCGAGGTGGCCCTGAACTCGCTGGCGGGTCTGCGGCTCATCAGCCGGGTGCGGGAACGGTTCGGCGTGGACATCGCCGCGGAGGATCTCAACCTGGACGCGCTGGAGTCCATCGCCTCGCTCCGCGATTTCGTCGCCCGGTACGCGTGATCCACCTCGTCACCGCCGACGTCCCCGCCCCCCACGGCCCCCACGAGCAGCACAGGGCCGGGCGCGCGGCGGCGGCGGACGCTCTGCGGCGGTCGGGGAGCACGAAGCTGGAGGTCGGCCGGCGCCCCGACGGGGCGCCCGTGTTCCCGGCCGGATTCGCCGGTTCGATCGCCCACACCCCACGGCTGGCCGTCGCCGCCGTGTGCCGCGCCGAAGAGGCCCGGGGCGTCGGAGTCGACCTGGAGACGGACACCGTACAGGAGCGCCTCCACCGCATCCTCTTGCGGGAGGAGGAACGCGAGAGCCTTTGGGTGCCCGCCGACGAACCCACGCTGAGGAGACTCTTCGTCGCCAAGGAGGCCGCGTTCAAGGCGTTCTCGGCATGCGAGGAGCCGGTGGCGCGGACGTTCTGGCGTATCCGGCTCGAACAGGCGGCCCCGGGCGCCGGCCGGCTGCTTGCCCGGGCGGGCGACGAGCGTGCGTGGGTCCGGGTGTGGGCGGACAGCGAGCGGGCCTGGGCCGTAGCCGTACTGCTCAGGCCGGAACAGACGTCAGCGAACCGACCGGTGCAGGCGGGACACGTTGATGCGCTCGGGAGAAAGGGACTTCTCGATCTCGGCGATCATCAGCTCGCCGTTGAGCCGCCCGTAGGCCAGCAGGTCGATATTGGCGAGACTGAACTCGGGCCAGGTGTGGACCGTGAGGTGGGAGGCGGACAGCAGCAGCATCCCCGTGACGGCCCCATTGGGGAAGACGTGGGATGACTCGTCGAGCACCGTGGCCTTACCCGCGGTGGCCGCACGGCGGAGAATCGAAAGGAGCGCTTCCTTGTCCGTCAGAATGCCCACATCGCTGACCCAGACTTCGACGGCGTAGGAGCAGAGCTCGCCTTCCGCGATCTCGACGACGTCGTTCGAGGGACTGTTGACTGGTGTGTTTTGCTCTGTGGTCACTCCTGTAGCTTACAGACTGCCCATACGGGTTGGCACCTCAGGCGAACCGGCCGCCCCGTGGGGGCCCCGGGCGCGGAAGCGGGTGGCGGCGGCCCGAAGGCTTGCCCGCCGGCGGGCTCGCGACGACAGCCCCGGAGGTGGCGTGGACATGACGTCCCGCCCTGACCCGGCCGGTACACGGGCCGCCAGAGTCCCGTCGGCCGCGGCTGTTCTCCGCCGCCGCCCGGCTGATCACCACCGGCCGCCGCGGAGACCCGGATCCGGCCCCGGGCCCGGCCTCGTCACGGACGTGATCCACTGGTCCGGCACCCTCCCGGGCCCCGGCCGGCGCGTACACCCCACCCGGTCCCACCGGGCCTGTGGGGCGCCGCGGCGCCCGCCCGGCACGGCAGCCGGAACCGCCCGCCATCAGCCGCAGAGGACGAAACGGCCCACCGGTCCCGCCGGCGGGCCGTCACGGAGGACCGGAACCGACCGGCTCCGTCACTTGGCCTCGTCGATGTGCTTCGTGTCGTCGAACCGGAGCATGGTCCACCCGGATTCGTCGTGGGCGAGCTCGCTGATCGATGTCGGCCCCGGCGTCGAGTCCGTGAACAGCACCGGCGGGACGGTGTCCAGCAGTGCGGACATCACCGCGACGATGAGACCCGCGTGGCACACCACGAGGACGGTCTCCCCGCGGTGGCGCGACAGCAGGTCCGCCATGACACGGCCCGCCCGGAGCCGGAACCGGCTCCAGCTCTCCCCGTCGGGGGCGAAGGGCCGCTCGGGGTGGGCGATCATGTCGAAGGCACCGTGGACGCGCTCGTACGCGTCGATGGACAGGCCGTCGGCCGCCCCGAAATCCAGCTCCCGCACCTCCGGCTCGACGGTCGGCGGACCGAGGGACAGAACGCCCGCCAGGACATCGGCCGTCTCCCGGGCCCTGCGAACCGGGCTGGTCAGCAAGGAGTTCAGCGGCAGCTGTTCGGCCTCGAGCCGTGCCGCGAGCAGCGCCGCCTGCGTACGGCCCAGCTCCGTGAGACCGGCACACGTCCGGGAACCCGCTATCACCTTCCGTACGCTGGCCTGCGATTGCGCGTGCCGCACCAGCAGTACACGGGTGACGGAACTGTCTTCCTCTTCGTGTGCCATAAGTATTTTTATTCCCGGATCGATTTTCGTTTCATACAGGTCAGTTGAGGTCCCAACCACCGTCCACGGTCAGACTCTGCCCTGTGATGAACCCGGCTTCGGGTGAGGCGAGAAATGCTACAGCCTCGGCAACGTCTTCCGGTCGGCCATGTCGTTTGAGGCATTGCCGGTCGAATTCCCGTTGACGCCAGGACGGATAATCCGGATGGGACCTCTGATCGGTACTCAGTTCGATCGGCCCCGGCCGCACCGAATTCACCGTGATCCCGTGGGGACCGAGTTCGCGGGCGAGAGCGCGGACAAACGCCTCCAGGCCGCCTTTCGCCGCGAGGTACGGGACGAGTTCCACACGTCCGATCCGCGTGAGCACGGTGGACACGGCGACGATCCGGCCCGCTCCGCGTGCCACCAGGTGGGGCGTGGCGGCACGCGCACAGGCGATGTGCGCCAGCAGGTTGACGTCCACGGCCGAGCGCACGTCGTCCCACCCGGTCTCCTGCCACGGCACGTACGCGTACGCCCCGGCATTGCACACGAGGACGTCCAGTCTCCCGCCGCAGGAGGCCATGGCCTCCTCCAGGCGCTCCACGGTCTCCCGCCGCGTGAGGTCCCCGGCCACCGTGGTGAGGACGTCCGCACCGGCCGCCGACACCCGGTCCACGGTGCCGGCGAGCCCGGAGTCCCGGGTCAGATGGGTGAGTACCAGGTCGTGGGTGGCGGCGAGCCGTACCGCGATGGCGGCCCCGAGGCCGGACCCCGCTCCGGTGACGACGGCGACGCTCCGAGAAGGCATCACATCCCCCCTCCGCTGGACGAGTCCGGACACCGGGCCGATCCTGCCACCCGGGGCGGGCCGGACGCCCTCGTGATTCAGCCATTCCAGGAACGGTCACTGTCGGACACCAGGGCCTTGAGGCATCCTGTGGTGCCAGGTCAGGCGGACGAAGGCGGAGGTTGTCATGGGTGGCGCGGACAGTGAGCTCCAGACGAACGCTGAGTACCTCGAGGCCATCAAAGAGGTCGTCGTCGGCGGCGTCAGCAGCAGCATGCGTGCGGCGGCCGTCCCCCAGCCCCTCGTGGTGCGGCGCGCCGACGGCTGCCTGATCCGGGATGTCGAAGACGGCGAGTACATCGATTTCAACATGGGTTACGGCCCTCATATCTTCGGCTACGCGGACCGCGACCTCGCCGAGGCCGTGGCCGACCAGTTCACCAAGGG
This DNA window, taken from Streptomyces nitrosporeus, encodes the following:
- a CDS encoding B12-binding domain-containing radical SAM protein, which gives rise to MADAILLTPREILTGFSSVNNQNVLINDDEYLRLDPAMRLFYEKVRENLGVACIAGHLRGCGYSVQALNLHGRNPSDEVITDLIRRERPKFVGISIMYDLHIIDAVRLLRCVRKADPNVFVAIGGAFCTYNGKLIAERIPEADCVAFGEGELTVEGLMECLGAGRDWRTVPGLWFWQDGRVRSSGSPRLPDLAKVPWPGRDLLLHHRKNGIPTPVASTYTSRGCHAKCTFCYVPRAPGVQAGNAWRVRSPIDVVDEIEYLQREFGTRFLWFNDDNFGGAFQDGYNHAVGFAEEILRRNLKISFHSEFRVDTGLIDREALHTLRRAGMASALLGMETGSPAMAKRFRKGTLVEYNFDAARMFKKERIELEPGWIMIEPETTIDDLWENLEFIVAADIAVSENPFSFVSRAIALRGTEMYDKIADPSPPELPDVEGPARDVLLEARREYRIPDQRVEDVWAAWSKVSGEVADRKEELPFVAQLVVDATRKRRAEGGQGLRVLITRLRGWVEGLSDLLVTFLNVGLLLADENPPGLADRLETELRALVDAYDRKVLGQPYPEFVEETKRLCGEQAMAK
- a CDS encoding B12-binding domain-containing radical SAM protein, translating into MADAVLLTPREIPTGVASLNNQNVLINDEEYLSLDPAMRLFYKRVRENLGVACIAGHLRGCGYSVQALNLHGRNPSDEAITDLIRRERPKFVGISIMYDLHIIDAVRLLRCVRKADPNVFVAIGGAFCTYNGKLIAERIPEADCVAFGEGELTVEGLMECLAAGRDWHTVPGLWFWQNGRVRSSGPPKLPDLAKVSWPGRDLLLHHRKNGIPTPRASTYTSRGCHAKCTFCYAPRQPGVVGEYWRVRPVEDAVDEIEYLQREFGTRFLWFNDDNFGGAFQDGYNHAVGFAEEILRRDLKINFHCEFRVDTGLIDREALRTLRRAGMDLALLGMETGSPGMMKRFRKGTTVEYNFDAARMFKQERIELEPGWIMIEPGTTLDELWENLGFIVAARVHESENPFFLINRAIALRGTEIYEKATRYEKPEIDGVEGAAREVLWQARRDYYVEDERVEHLWTAWSRVSSEINDRKENEAPFLAQSIADAVRAGRGTGAESVLPLLGRLRRWNQGLAELLVAFLNVGLMLADENPPGLADRLETELRAMIAAYDREHLGQTFPVFAAETARACGEHALAQLRS
- a CDS encoding Gfo/Idh/MocA family protein, producing MSDERIRFAAVGAGRVFQRYHLPCADARDTMDLVGLVDSDVERARALVADRPQVWTGTSVERLIQEARPDVISVCTPNDSHAQPVLAALDAGIAVLCEKPLAATVEEARRMAAHPAAEKLLGVNMPFRFHPLLKPFAEVARSGAQRVEFSFATPGNRVWRACTPWYDDARRAGGGALLDLGPHAIDLLMAVFGPPDVEACEVDATGVEQRARVDMSFQGVPATLRIDRAARRLETSVTVTTADGDHVLDVRRNELRRADGTVEEGGRSPELAAISAYFDTVTGVVSPHGKVGAQDALEVQLVVESAYRCAKEAAAPLA
- a CDS encoding alpha/beta fold hydrolase, with amino-acid sequence MPARKSSSEAPLRLECRISGDPAGRPTVLLHALGNTGRSWDRLVSALSPQKRRLYVPDLRGHGLSPRADAYTFELMYEDVMSLIDGHRLGAVDLVGHSMGGHVAWLIAQRHPSRVRKLVIEDTPPPPRDAAAEAELRERSRGAGGHGPVISLYQEFRELRRTGELDSTAVRPIIDGLRKVDPGWWQRLGQVTAETLVISGGLSSPVPRALLAEVAEAVPRGRLLAIDAGHYVHRTEPDRFCAEVARFLG
- a CDS encoding bis-aminopropyl spermidine synthase family protein, yielding MAGETTSRERRVSGTTLTGIADAVGLQEGAAGVRSVVAAFRRLGNPAVKDVSRATSLPVPLVAAVAGELRKRGLLTKERPSSLTPKGMSLSDALGMGLDLSSVCRSCDGNEIVIPPELAGAVEELREIMAAGPAVDLSLDQSHCTAETKVRRVLALINAGLLPGSSLVLIGDDDLVSLAIGVVGRALGIPLTSRLAVVDISEDFLDFIADTATDLSLPVDLTQHDLRQPLPQRLLGQFDVAMTDPPYTAEGARLFLSRAVEALEEGPARSIFFSFGAKGPNDMLDVQREIIDLGLVTHSMIRNFNEYEGSGILGGTGFFQHLLTTNTTGLSAADAYEGPLYTREKLQRRREYRCMNCDERFEVGFEAPWSSVTALQEAGCPKCGERRFRPGALVRKGAAAEAGAERPVRDTARQL
- a CDS encoding GNAT family N-acetyltransferase produces the protein MHDDSDGFTVRQAREDDVSRLAEFEVEIAKISFADDAITAVEVHEKRLSKAMARSRDGMFVACRGDRPTDGWVWITVNTNPMSGQCYANFRSLAVADVPERTLIGELLLRRGLEYVRAQGVEEIVGKVHVQNVRMRALYRQFDFEATHLTMRLRKVGSRS
- a CDS encoding FkbH-like protein; amino-acid sequence: MTGRESLIKCVVWDLDNTMWDGIAVESRDAALPAMKPEVLGLVDRLAGRGVLSSISSRSDPSILALLKADPKLAGRFFAPRVAWQDKSESLRSIAEELGIGLASMVLVDDSPYERAEVRSALPQVLTLAPEEAGALLDLPALDPSRMTAESLDRVGRYREEERRKEAEGAFAGSREDFLRWCGMRVRVSPARQDDAPRIAEMAARTHRLNSSGIVLDLERVRSLIDDPRWFVPVVELSDRFGDYGLVGTAVTELSAPDVWDVQLFTLSCRVAGRGVSEVFLHWLLGQARTAGAGPVRTPVRIGEANLELRLLLRRFGFRAEPASGLSPGGAPGTGEDRLVTFTYRPADGPLPDPPGWIDLEVEVKS
- a CDS encoding acyl carrier protein yields the protein MPAETHAELERELRQLIAEAVGAEWEALARLPSGTRLFGPEVALNSLAGLRLISRVRERFGVDIAAEDLNLDALESIASLRDFVARYA
- a CDS encoding S-adenosylmethionine decarboxylase family protein, which codes for MTTEQNTPVNSPSNDVVEIAEGELCSYAVEVWVSDVGILTDKEALLSILRRAATAGKATVLDESSHVFPNGAVTGMLLLSASHLTVHTWPEFSLANIDLLAYGRLNGELMIAEIEKSLSPERINVSRLHRSVR